In the genome of Populus trichocarpa isolate Nisqually-1 chromosome 6, P.trichocarpa_v4.1, whole genome shotgun sequence, one region contains:
- the LOC18100788 gene encoding putative RNA methyltransferase At5g10620 codes for MAIISACASTSCYTPPPSGGEGRLCKYTGQSVRALPIRIITVGKKRSAGVQLLVEEYTNKLKNYCSLHDLPIRSNPRNARDEKAQVDDEDKAVMNLIRSDDWVVLLDERGRDIGSEQMAELIGDAGNTGASRLSFCIGGPYGHGQQIRKRANISIRLSSMVLNHQIALLVLVEQLYRSWTILKGQNYHH; via the exons ATGGCTATAATCTCAGCTTGTGCTTCAACCAGTTGCTACACTCCTCCTCCCTCAG GAGGAGAAGGTAGACTGTGCAAGTACACCGGTCAGTCAGTG AGAGCGTTACCTATAAGAATTATAACAGTGGGCAAAAAGAGATCAGCTGGGGTACAATTATTAGTGGAAGAATACACTAACAAGCTCAAAAACTATTGCTCTCTTCATGATCTTCCTATTCGGTCCAACCCCAGAAATGCTCG TGATGAGAAGGCTCAGGTTGATGATGAAGACAAGGCAGTCATGAACCTTATCAGGTCTGATGATTGG GTTGTCCTGTTGGATGAGCGTGGACGGGACATTGGGTCCGAGCAGATGGCTGAATTGATCGGGGATGCAGGGAACACG GGAGCTTCTAGGTTATCATTCTGCATTGGTGGACCGTATGGTCATGGGCAACAAATACGAAAGCGTGCTAACATATCGATTAGATTGTCCTCCATGGTTTTGAATCATCAGATTGCATTGCTTGTGCTTGTTGAACAACTGTATAG gTCATGGACGATTCTGAAGGGGCAAAATTACCATCATTAA
- the LOC112328031 gene encoding glycosyltransferase family protein 64 C3 gives MQKNPYLALLILWPLALISLSSSNPCDPTNQRDPRALRSDQITVLMNGYSESRIPLLRSLASTYTSSPLVSSVLVLWGNPSTSAQTLARLAHNLSLSSFGPAPISLVRQRSNSLNDRFLPRFSIGTHAVLICDDDVEVDARSFEFAFKVWRLNPDRLIGLFARSHDMDLGAKQWIYTVHGEKYSIVLTKFMMLKSEYLWRYSCGGGAQMSEVRRTVDRMKNCEDILMNFVVADEVKAGPILVGAERVRDWGDARNDGDGGRGLKDGEGRRVREVGLSSRRREHRKRRGDCLREFHKVLGRMPLRYSYGKVVNSVGEQGRCLKGGKLVFCDQYRR, from the coding sequence ATGCAGAAGAATCCCTATCTTGCCTTACTGATTCTATGGCCTCTGGCcttgatctctctctcttcttcaaaCCCATGTGACCCCACAAACCAGAGGGACCCACGAGCTCTCCGTTCTGATCAAATCACCGTTCTGATGAACGGCTACTCTGAGTCCCGAATCCCTCTCCTCCGGTCACTTGCCTCCACCTACACCTCTTCCCCTCTGGTATCTTCTGTGCTGGTTCTCTGGGGAAACCCTTCAACGTCAGCTCAAACACTGGCCCGCTTGGCCCACAACCTCTCCCTCTCCTCCTTTGGTCCAGCTCCTATCTCCCTCGTTCGCCAGCGATCTAACAGTTTAAATGACCGTTTTCTCCCCAGGTTTTCGATAGGGACCCACGCAGTTTTGATCTGTGATGATGACGTGGAGGTTGATGCTAGGTCTTTTGAGTTTGCTTTCAAGGTTTGGAGGCTGAATCCCGACCGCTTGATTGGGTTGTTCGCGAGGTCGCATGATATGGACCTGGGGGCAAAGCAGTGGATTTATACTGTCCATGGCGAAAAGTACTCTATAGTGCTCACAAAGTTTATGATGTTGAAGAGTGAGTATCTGTGGAGATATAGCTGTGGAGGTGGGGCCCAGATGAGTGAAGTGAGGAGGACCGTTGATAGGATGAAGAATTGCGAGGATATCTTGATGAATTTTGTGGTGGCTGATGAGGTAAAAGCAGGGCCCATTCTGGTGGGGGCAGAGAGGGTGAGGGATTGGGGAGATGCAAGGAATGATGGTGATGGAGGAAGGGGATTGAAAGATGGGGAGGGGCGCAGGGTAAGGGAGGTGGGGCTGAGTAGCAGGAGAAGGGAGCATAGGAAGAGGAGAGGGGATTGTCTAAGGGAGTTTCACAAGGTTTTGGGTAGGATGCCTCTAAGGTATAGTTATGGGAAAGTAGTTAATTCAGTTGGGGAGCAAGGGCGGTGTCTGAAAGGAGGCAAGTTGGTATTTTGTGACCAATACCGACGATAG